In Pangasianodon hypophthalmus isolate fPanHyp1 chromosome 3, fPanHyp1.pri, whole genome shotgun sequence, a single genomic region encodes these proteins:
- the polr1b gene encoding DNA-directed RNA polymerase I subunit RPA2 translates to MDYSGKWSGLPTAPSLKHLTEAGYGFPKEKQHEAVQDLVKAHIESFDQAVTDGLCRVVQAIPPLEFLHKEDRISLSFVEAAIHNPTVAKGGICKDLRVYPAECRGRRCTYRGKLVADVSWSVNGVPKGIIKQSLGQVPIMVKSKLCNLHGLSPKELIEHHEEAEEMGGYFIVNGIEKVIRMLIMPRRNYPIALSRPKFKSRGQGYTQYGISVHCVRDEHTSINMNLHYLDNGTVMLNFIYHKELFFLPLGFALKALVDFSDYQIYQELIKGREENSFFKSCVSEMLRLVMEEGCTTRVKVLDYLGERFRVKLNLPEWYTNEQCAKFLLDECLCIHLKSDTEKFYMLCLMTRKLFAFAKQECMEENPDSLMCQEVLTPGQLYLMFLKEKMTGWLVSVKLALDKRSQRVGGLTSDNLAKIFNMGTDLTKAFEYLLATGNLVSKTGLGMLQASGLCVVADKLNFIRYLSHFRCVHRGAAFAKMRTTAVRKLLPESWGFLCPVHTPDGAPCGLMNHLTAHCEIVAPVHPTTTLPALLCSLGVTPVDGTPGQPYSCCYPVILDGTMIGWVEKDLAPSLVESLRRFKVLREKKIPPWTEIVLVPQTGKASLYPSLYLFTTPCRMVRPVRNLTLGKEELIGTFEQLYLNVGIFEDEIEHGVTTHQELFPHSMLSVVASFIPFSDHNQSPRNMYQCQMGKQTMGFPLHSYQDRSDNKLYRLQTPQSPLVRPLMYDHYNIDNYPIGTNAIVAVISYTGYDMEDAMIVNKSSWERGFAHGSVYKTEIVDLSEKAKGEDGVVFGIKPGDPKVSGRLDADGLPPIGTKLNYGDPFYSYINLNTGQSHVTFYKSQESCVVDNIKACSNDAGTGRFKRVCITMRVPRNPTIGDKFASRHGQKGILSRLWPAEDMPFSESGMTPDILFNPHGFPSRMTIGMLIESMAGKSAALHGLCHDATPFTFSEHNSALEHFGTMLKAAGYNYYGTERLYSGLSGLELEADIFVGVVYYQRLRHMVSDKFQVRTTGARDKVTNQPLGGRNVQGGIRFGEMERDALLAHGSSFLLHDRLFNCSDRSVTQVCVRCGSLLSPLLEKPPPHWSATRHRNTICSLCKKSDAIDTVAVPYVFRYFVAELAAMNIKIKLDVK, encoded by the exons ATGGACTACTCTGGGAAATGGAGTGGTTTACCCACTGCTCCGAGCCTAAAACACCTCACAGAGGCAGGATATGGGTTTCCTAAAGAGAAACAGCATGAAGCCGTGCAGGATCTGGTGAAAGCGCACATCGAGTCGTTTGATCAAGCGGTTACTGATGGACTGTGCCGAGTGGTTCAG GCCATTCCTCCTCTGGAGTTCCTGCACAAGGAGGACAGAATCAGCCTATCGTTTGTGGAGGCTGCTATCCACAACCCCACCGTGGCCAAAGGAGGAATCTGCAAGGATCTCCGTGTCTATCCTGCCGAGTGTAGAGGAAGGAGGTGCACATATAGAGGAAAGCTAGTG GCGGATGTCAGTTGGTCAGTCAATGGGGTCCCTAAAGGAATTATTAAGCAGTCATTGGGACAGGTGCCCATCATGGTGAAGTCCAAACTGTGTAATCTCCATGGCCTCTCACCTAAAGAGCTAATCGAGCACCATGAAGAAGCAGAG GAAATGGGAGGCTACTTCATAGTGAACGGCATCGAGAAAGTGATCCGCATGCTTATCATGCCGAGGAGGAACTACCCCATCGCTTTGTCAAGACCAAAGTTTAAAAGTAGAGGTCAAGGCTACACTCAGTACG GAATTTCAGTGCATTGCGTGAGAGATGAACATACATCCATTAACATGAACCTTCACTACCTGGACAATGGAACGGTCATGCTCAACTTCATTTATCATAAAGAGCTGTTTTTCCTTCCTCTGGGCTTTGCTCTTAAG GCCCTAGTGGACTTCTCAGACTACCAGATCTACCAGGAACTGATAAAGGGCAGAGAGGAGAACTCCTTCTTTAAGAGCTGTGTGTCAGAGATGCTGCGCTTGGTGATGGAGGAGGGCTGCACTACCAGAGTGAAGGTGCTCGACTATCTGGGAGAACGCTTTCGGGTCAAGCTGAACTTGCCAGAGTGGTACACAAATGAGCAGTGTGCTAAATTTCTTCTGGA CGAGTGTCTGTGCATTCACTTGAAGTCTGACACTGAGAAGTTCTACATGCTTTGCCTGATGACACGAAAGCTGTTTGCCTTTGCCAAACAGGAGTGTATGGAGGAGAATCCAGACAGTCTGATGTGTCAGGAGGTCCTCACGCCAGGACAGCTTTATCTCATGTTCCTGAAG GAGAAAATGACTGGCTGGCTGGTGTCTGTGAAACTGGCCTTGGATAAGAGGAGCCAGAGAGTCGGGGGACTGACCTCAGATAACCTGGCTAAAATTTTCAACATGGGCACTGACCTTACCAAAGCCTTTGAGTACCTGCTTGCTACAGGCAACCTCGTCTCCAAGACAG GTCTGGGTATGCTGCAGGCCAGTGGTCTGTGCGTGGTGGCTGACAAGCTCAACTTTATTCGCTATTTGTCCCACTTCCGGTGTGTGCACAGAGGAGCGGCCTTCGCCAAGATGAGGACCACAGCAGTGAGAAAGCTGTTACCCGAGTCCTGGGGCTTCCTGTGTCCTGTGCACACACCTGATGGAGCACCATGCGGTCTGATGAACCACCTCACGGCCCACTGTGAGATTGTGGCTCCTGTTCACCCCACTACTACGCTCCCTGCCCTGCTCTGCTCACTAG GTGTTACTCCAGTGGATGGAACTCCTGGTCAGCCATACTCCTGCTGCTACCCTGTTATACTGGATGGCACCATGATCGGCTGGGTTGAGAAAGATCTCGCACCCTCTCTGGTTGAATCTCTCCGCAGGTTCAAG GTGCTAAGGGAGAAAAAGATTCCTCCATGGACTGAAATTGTGCTAGTTCCTCAAACGGGTAAAGCAAGCTTGTACCCAAGCCTGTACCTGTTCACCACACCATGCCGCATGGTGCGACCAGTCCGCAACCTCACCCTGGGCAAAGAGGAGCTCATTGGCACCTTCGAACAG CTTTACCTTAACGTGGGGATATTTGAGGATGAGATAGAGCATGGTGTCACCACCCATCAGGAGCTCTTCCCCCATAGCATGCTCAGTGTGGTGGCCAGCTTCATCCCCTTCTCAGACCATAACCAGAGTCCTAGGAACATGTACCAGTGCCAGATGG GTAAACAGACTATGGGTTTCCCACTGCACTCTTATCAGGATCGCTCAGATAATAAGCTTTACCGCTTACAGACCCCCCAGAGTCCTCTGGTCCGTCCTCTCATGTACGACCACTACAACATAGACAACTACCCCATTGGCACAAACGCTATAGTGGCTGTGATCTCCTATACAGGCTATGACATGGAAGATGCCATG ATCGTGAACAAGTCATCATGGGAGCGTGGTTTTGCCCATGGCTCTGTCTATAAGACTGAGATAGTGGACCTGTCGGAGAAGGCCAAAGGTGAGGACGGTGTGGTGTTTGGGATTAAACCAGGTGACCCTAAAGTGTCTGGCAGGCTGGATGCAGATGGATTGCCACCTATAGGAACCAAGCTGAATTATGGAGATCCTTTTTACAGCTACATCAACCTCAACACAGGCCAGAGCCATGTTACCTTCTACAA GAGTCAGGAGAGTTGTGTGGTGGACAACATTAAAGCGTGCAGCAATGACGCAGGAACAGGCCGCTTCAAGCGTGTGTGCATTACTATGCGAGTACCACGCAACCCCACCATCGGAGACAAGTTTGCCAGCAGACATGGTCAGAAGGGTATCCTGAGTCGCCTGTGGCCGGCTGAGGACATGCCTTTCAGCGAGAGTGGCATGACCCCTGACATCCTGTTCAACCCACACGGCTTTCCGTCACGTATGACCATCGGTATGCTGATCGAGAGCATGGCGGGCAAATCGGCAGCGTTGCACGGCCTTTGCCATGATGCCACACCGTTCACCTTCTCTGAGCACAACTCAGCCCTTGAGCACTTTGGTACCATGCTGAAGGCGGCAGGTTACAATTATTACGGCACTGAGCGCCTTTACTCAGGACTGAGTGGACTGGAGCTGGAGGCTGACATCTTTGTAGGTGTGGTTTATTACCAGCGTCTGCGCCACATGGTCTCTGACAAGTTCCAGGTGAGGACGACGGGAGCGAGGGACAAAGTGACGAATCAGCCACTTGGAGGGAGGAACGTGCAAGGTGGCATCCGCTTCGGAGAGATGGAACGTGATGCCCTGCTGGCACATGGCTCGTCCTTCCTGCTGCATGATCGCCTGTTTAACTGCTCAGATCGATCCGtgactcaggtgtgtgtgcgctgtggcagtttgctgtctccactgcTGGAGAAGCCGCCTCCACACTGGTCAGCCACACGCCATCGGAACACTATCTGCTCACTGTGCAAGAAGAGTGACGCCATTGACACAGTGGCTGTCCCCTACGTGTTCCGCTACTTCGTGGCTGAACTGGCGGCAatgaacattaaaattaaactagATGTGAAGTAG
- the nanp gene encoding N-acylneuraminate-9-phosphatase, giving the protein MEKGGISAILFDLDNTLVDTATAGQLALSKVCELLRSKLKDTNTSDICQRFARKLHEERFDPSAGRTIDDVRINHWHEALQEAESVDPGRALASDCYYTWKTTRLQALALSPEVLTLLQELKCSYKLLLLTNGDAQTQREKLEAVRCEGLFSNVVVGGEHAEQKPAVSIFTHCFEQLGVKPQDCIMVGDSLDTDIQGGFDAGVQATVWINKSTDALPENSVSPDYTIPSVLDLPNVLAKLK; this is encoded by the exons ATGGAGAAAGGAGGAATATCAGCCATACTGTTTGACCTGGACAACACTCTGGTGGACACAGCGACAGCGGGACAGCTGGCCTTGAGCAAG GTATGTGAGCTGTTGAGATCTAAACTGAAGGACACAAACACCAGCGATATTTGTCAGAGGTTTGCCCGTAAACTTCACGAGGAAAGGTTTGATCCGTCTGCAGGCAGAACGATAGACGACGTTCGGATAAATCACTGGCACGAGGCCCTGCAGGAAGCAGAAAGTGTGGATCCTGGCCGCGCTCTGGCCTCAGACTGCTACTACACTTGGAAAACCACACGTCTCCAGGCTCTAGCATTATCTCCTGAAGTTTTAACCTTGCTGCAAGAGCTCAAGTGCTCATAcaaactgctgctgctgactaACGGTGATGCCCAGACGCAGCGGGAGAAACTGGAGGCAGTGAGATGTGAGGGACTCTTCAGCAATGTGGTGGTAGGAGGAGAACATGCTGAGCAGAAGCCTGCAGTTTCCATTTTCACACACTGCTTCGAGCAGCTGGGGGTGAAGCCACAGGACTGCATCATGGTGGGAGATTCGCTGGACACAGATATCCAGGGTGGATTTGATGCAGGGGTTCAAGCTACAGTGTGGATTAACAAGAGCACAGACGCTCTTCCAGAGAACAGTGTGTCTCCTGACTACACCATTCCCTCTGTGCTGGACTTGCCTAATGTTTTAGCTAAGCTGaaatga